The following proteins are encoded in a genomic region of Arachis stenosperma cultivar V10309 chromosome 4, arast.V10309.gnm1.PFL2, whole genome shotgun sequence:
- the LOC130975422 gene encoding uncharacterized protein LOC130975422 yields MASAESFLVLVHYRGSIKRKTRSGVKFTDKDPLYIIVTPTITYDALVSSVLEKLGLEGVKRVKKFFYRIPTAVLHDTVKFDCSTIGSDEDLQVMFLCRRQFPEVRTPELLAKLVDVVSSSGGSNRNANTIAAVAGSSSRPAVASSSALVYEPPMQPVASPSFAVDLSGNVGDEVRHGEHIPTEVHCPTPAGFGDGLFDDPDDDDVEPDMIADESGDDVGTIVPRRGTGGSSSGTQQYPPHFSSLDLYAMRQDENALQPSGFGARDTEGSAGMNEFQVGQQFQDKDEALLSVKTYSIRRGVQYKVVESDYRRYVGKCSKFGNGCTWLIRLSLRQRKGIWEVKRYNGPHTCLASSISSDHRSLDYHVISTFIMPMVRADAAVNIKVLQNATAAHFGFRPTYRRVWMAKQKAVAVIYGDWDESYNELPRWVLGVQLTMPGTVAVLRTCPVRVGGQVDESQVYFHRLFWTFPPCIQAFRHCKPLVSVDGTHLYGKYGGTLLVAIAQDGNSNILPVAFALVEGENAESWSFFLSHLREHVTPQPGLLVISDRYNGIKAALEAPDGGWLPPAAYRAFCIRHVAANFALMFKGKDARRLLVNAAYAKIEVKFDYWFDILRSENPAMCDWTNRIEYSLWTQYCDEGRRFGHMTTNISECVNSILKGVRNLPVYSLVKATYGRLAELFVRKGREAEAQMGTGQQFSQYLVKCIEANLKTARCFTITVYDRDNSEYTVAETTPTGSFSLGTYRVSLGSKTCDCGYFQALHFPCPHALACCAYSRLTWQPYVHEVYRLSSVFGVYQMGFTPPIPEGFWPPYAGPTVIPDPSMRRAREGRPRSTRIRTNMDEADPNRPKRCGLCRQPGHTRRSCPQTAGPSGTAGNQ; encoded by the coding sequence ATGGCTAGTGCGGAGAGTTTCCTAGTGCTGGTACATTACAGAGGGTCGATTAAGAGAAAAACTCGGTCCGGCGTGAAGTTCACTGATAAGGATCCCCTATATATTATCGTGACGCCAACAATCACCTACGATGCTCTTGTTAGCTCTGTGCTGGAGAAGCTTGGTCTCGAAGGAGTTAAAAGGGTCAAGAAGTTTTTCTACCGCATTCCAACAGCGGTGCTCCATGACACCGTGAAGTTCGATTGTTCCACAATCGGTAGTGACGAGGACTTGCAGGTTATGTTTCTTTGTCGTAGGCAGTTTCCCGAGGTAAGGACACCAGAGTTGTTGGCAAAGTTGGTTGATGTGGTATCCAGCTCGGGTGGTTCGAACCGGAATGCCAATACTATAGCCGCGGTTGCCGGCTCGAGCTCGAGACCTGCTGTTGCTTCATCCTCTGCTCTTGTGTATGAGCCACCGATGCAGCCTGTTGCGTCCCCTTCGTTTGCCGTTGATCTGAGCGGCAATGTTGGAGACGAGGTTCGGCATGGGGAACATATTCCCACCGAGGTACATTGTCCCACACCGGCCGGCTTTGGTGATGGTTTGTTTGATGATCCAGATGACGATGACGTGGAGCCGGATATGATCGCTGATGAAAGCGGCGATGATGTTGGAACTATTGTTCCGAGAAGGGGTACAGGTGGATCTAGTTCCGGCACACAGCAGTATCCACCCCATTTTTCGTCGTTGGACCTGTATGCCATGCGGCAGGACGAAAATGCTCTGCAGCCCTCAGGATTTGGCGCTAGAGATACCGAGGGGTCTGCCGGTATGAACGAATTCCAAGTTGGCCAACAATTTCAGGATAAAGATGAGGCGCTGTTGAGTGTGAAGACGTACAGTATCCGTCGAGGGGTCCAGTACAAGGTCGTAGAGTCTGACTACCGCAGGTATGTGGGAAAGTGTTCTAAGTTTGGGAATGGGTGCACATGGCTGATTCGGTTGAGTCTCCGACAACGGAAGGGTATTTGGGAAGTGAAGCGATACAACGGACCGCATACATGTCTCGCCAGCTCCATCTCCAGCGACCATAGGAGTCTGGACTACCATGTGATATCCACCTTCATTATGCCGATGGTTAGGGCTGATGCAGCTGTGAACATCAAGGTGCTTCAAAATGCCACGGCCGCACACTTTGGGTTCAGGCCAACGTACAGGAGGGTATGGATGGCGAAGCAGAAGGCCGTTGCCGTCATATATGGGGACTGGGACGAGTCGTACAATGAGCTCCCTAGGTGGGTTTTAGGAGTTCAGCTGACGATGCCTGGCACTGTAGCCGTCCTCAGGACTTGCCCTGTTCGAGTTGGGGGACAGGTTGACGAGTCGCAGGTTTATTTTCATAGGCTGTTCTGGACTTTCCCCCCTTGTATCCAGGCATTCCGTCATTGCAAGCCTTTGGTTAGTGTTGATGGCACCCATCTATATGGGAAGTATGGTGGAACATTGCTAGTCGCCATTGCACAGGACGGAAACTCGAACATCCTCCCCGTGGCATTTGCATTAGTTGAGGGTGAGAATGCTGAGTCAtggtctttctttctttcccacCTCCGAGAGCACGTGACACCTCAGCCGGGTCTGTTAGTTATTTCAGATAGGTATAACGGCATCAAGGCAGCCCTCGAGGCTCCGGATGGGGGATGGCTACCCCCGGCTGCGTACCGGGCGTTCTGCATTCGACACGTTGCAGCGAATTTTGCCTTGATGTTCAAGGGAAAAGATGCCCGGAGGCTTCTTGTTAACGCCGCATATGCGAAGATCGAAGTGAAGTTCGACTACTGGTTTGACATTCTCCGCTCTGAGAATCCGGCAATGTGTGACTGGACGAACCGAATCGAGTATTCGTTGTGGACACAGTACTGTGATGAGGGTCGGAGATTCGGGCACATGACGACCAATATTTCGGAATGTGTCAACTCAATCCTGAAGGGGGTAAGAAACCTCCCTGTTTACTCGCTGGTGAAGGCCACATACGGAAGGCTAGCAGAGCTATTTGTCCGTAAGGGTAGGGAGGCAGAGGCTCAGATGGGTACTGGACAACAATTCAGTCAATACCTAGTAAAGTGTATCGAGGCCAACCTGAAGACAGCCAGGTGCTTCACGATTACTGTTTACGACAGGGATAACTCGGAGTACACCGTTGCTGAGACGACTCCGACAGGTTCATTCTCTCTTGGTACGTACAGGGTCTCATTAGGGTCTAAGACTTGTGATTGTGGATACTTCCAAGCACTTCATTTTCCCTGTCCGCACGCACTGGCATGTTGTGCTTATTCACGGCTTACATGGCAGCCTTACGTCCACGAGGTCTATCGCCTTAGTTCCGTTTTCGGTGTCTATCAGATGGGATTTACACCTCCCATTCCAGAGGGTTTCTGGCCACCTTATGCCGGGCCTACCGTTATACCGGATCCGAGTATGAGGCGTGCGAGGGAGGGTCGTCCTAGATCCACAAGAATTCGCACCAACATGGATGAAGCAGATCCGAACCGGCCAAAAAGATGTGGCCTCTGCAGGCAGCCAGGTCACACCAGGCGTAGTTGTCCACAAACCGCAGGCCCCAGCGGGACTGCTGGAAATCAGTAG